Proteins found in one Misgurnus anguillicaudatus chromosome 3, ASM2758022v2, whole genome shotgun sequence genomic segment:
- the pdcd4a gene encoding programmed cell death protein 4a isoform X1 — MATEIEAWTTGPQNEGVFSLKQDLEDEDGPYGIEDLNELEVNGNWTPQEKALHEARLKAKAKRRLRKSSSRDSTRESLSETVPGEPSTDPNSPKGKNAVNDRKSRTGKGRGLPKKGGAGGKGVWGAAGMVYELEEPDSKDPNYDESAQGDTVYATVVPELDERELEKTINPIVQEYFEHGDTKEVEMLLRELNLGHHKYEFSSLAVSLSLEGKASHRELTSRLLSDLCGKVLSENDMSRAFDKMLKELPDLILDTPEAPQMLGQFIARAIADHALPMNFLDCYKGKVDCDHARAALDRASVLLSMKREILQLDNVWGVGGGQRPVRHLIKEMNLLLKEYLVSGELSEAEHCLRDLEVPHFHHELVYEAVIMVLESTGNTALQMMVKLLKAFWQTGLITLDQMNRGFQRVYDELPEISLDVPHAQSIMETFVDLCFQESVITKQLRDSCPTSRGRKRFVSEGDGGIVKS, encoded by the exons GTGTTTTCTCATTAAAGCAAGATCTGGAAGATGAGGATGGACCATATGGCATTGAGGATCTAAACGAGTTGGAGGTAAATGGAAACTGGACCCCCCAGGAAAAGGCCTTGCATGAGGCCAGACTAAAAGCTAAGGCTAAGCGCCGCTTGCGTAAATCATCCTCCCGAGACTCCACCCGGGAATCACTGTCAGAGACTGTTCCAGGAGAACCGTCTACTGATCCAAACAGCCCCAAGGGCAAAAATGCTGTAAATGACCGAAAGTCAAGGACAGGAAAGGGTAGAGGACTGCCTAAAAAAG gTGGAGCAGGTGGTAAAGGTGTGTGGGGGGCAGCGGGTATGGTGTATGAGCTGGAGGAGCCTGACTCTAAAGACCCCAATTATGATGAATCGGCACAG GGTGACACTGTTTATGCCACAGTAGTACCAGAGCTGGATGAGCGAGAACTTGAGAAGACCATCAACCCCATTGTGCAAGAGTACTTTGAGCATGGAGACACCAAAGAGGTGGAG ATGCTGCTCAGAGAGTTGAACCTGGGCCATCACAAATACGAATTCTCCTCTCTGGCAGTTTCCCTGTCTCTGGAAGGCAAGGCCAGCCACAGGGAGCTCACATCACGTCTTCTGTCGGACCTGTGTGGCAAAGTGCTATCTGAGAATGACATGTCACGTGCTTTTGACAAAATGCTTAAGGAGCTGCCGGACCTCATATTGGATACACCGGAAGCCCCACAG ATGCTTGGTCAGTTTATTGCACGAGCCATTGCTGACCATGCTTTACCTATGAATTTCCTTGACTGTTACAAAGGCAAGGTGGACTGTGACCATGCCAG AGCTGCACTGGACAGAGCATCTGTTCTACTCTCCATGAAGAGGGAGATCTTGCAGCTTGATAATGTGTGGGGAGTTGGTGGTGGCCAGAGGCCTGTCAGACATCTCATCAAAGAG ATGAACCTGTTGCTGAAGGAGTACCTGGTGTCAGGTGAGCTGTCTGAGGCAGAGCACTGTCTACGAGACCTAGAAGTGCCACACTTCCATCATGAACTGGTTTATGAG GCTGTAATAATGGTACTGGAGTCTACAGGTAACACGGCATTGCAGATGATGGTCAAACTTCTCAAGGCTTTCTGGCAAACTGGCCTAATTACTCTGGACCAAATGAACAGG GGCTTTCAGCGCGTATATGATGAGCTCCCCGAGATCAGCCTGGATGTTCCACATGCACAATCCATTATGGAGACCTTTGTGGACCTCTGTTTCCAGGAATCGGTCATCACTAAACAGCTGAGAGATTCCTGTCCAACCAG CAGGGGGCGCAAACGATTCGTGAGTGAGGGCGATGGAGGTATTGTAAAAAGCTAG
- the pdcd4a gene encoding programmed cell death protein 4a isoform X2 produces MATEIEAWTTGPQNEGVFSLKQDLEDEDGPYGIEDLNELEVNGNWTPQEKALHEARLKAKAKRRLRKSSSRDSTRESLSETVPGEPSTDPNSPKGKNAVNDRKSRTGKGRGLPKKGGAGGKGVWGAAGMVYELEEPDSKDPNYDESAQGDTVYATVVPELDERELEKTINPIVQEYFEHGDTKEVEMLLRELNLGHHKYEFSSLAVSLSLEGKASHRELTSRLLSDLCGKVLSENDMSRAFDKMLKELPDLILDTPEAPQMLGQFIARAIADHALPMNFLDCYKGKVDCDHARAALDRASVLLSMKREILQLDNVWGVGGGQRPVRHLIKEMNLLLKEYLVSGELSEAEHCLRDLEVPHFHHELVYEAVIMVLESTGNTALQMMVKLLKAFWQTGLITLDQMNRGFQRVYDELPEISLDVPHAQSIMETFVDLCFQESVITKQLRDSCPTRGRKRFVSEGDGGIVKS; encoded by the exons GTGTTTTCTCATTAAAGCAAGATCTGGAAGATGAGGATGGACCATATGGCATTGAGGATCTAAACGAGTTGGAGGTAAATGGAAACTGGACCCCCCAGGAAAAGGCCTTGCATGAGGCCAGACTAAAAGCTAAGGCTAAGCGCCGCTTGCGTAAATCATCCTCCCGAGACTCCACCCGGGAATCACTGTCAGAGACTGTTCCAGGAGAACCGTCTACTGATCCAAACAGCCCCAAGGGCAAAAATGCTGTAAATGACCGAAAGTCAAGGACAGGAAAGGGTAGAGGACTGCCTAAAAAAG gTGGAGCAGGTGGTAAAGGTGTGTGGGGGGCAGCGGGTATGGTGTATGAGCTGGAGGAGCCTGACTCTAAAGACCCCAATTATGATGAATCGGCACAG GGTGACACTGTTTATGCCACAGTAGTACCAGAGCTGGATGAGCGAGAACTTGAGAAGACCATCAACCCCATTGTGCAAGAGTACTTTGAGCATGGAGACACCAAAGAGGTGGAG ATGCTGCTCAGAGAGTTGAACCTGGGCCATCACAAATACGAATTCTCCTCTCTGGCAGTTTCCCTGTCTCTGGAAGGCAAGGCCAGCCACAGGGAGCTCACATCACGTCTTCTGTCGGACCTGTGTGGCAAAGTGCTATCTGAGAATGACATGTCACGTGCTTTTGACAAAATGCTTAAGGAGCTGCCGGACCTCATATTGGATACACCGGAAGCCCCACAG ATGCTTGGTCAGTTTATTGCACGAGCCATTGCTGACCATGCTTTACCTATGAATTTCCTTGACTGTTACAAAGGCAAGGTGGACTGTGACCATGCCAG AGCTGCACTGGACAGAGCATCTGTTCTACTCTCCATGAAGAGGGAGATCTTGCAGCTTGATAATGTGTGGGGAGTTGGTGGTGGCCAGAGGCCTGTCAGACATCTCATCAAAGAG ATGAACCTGTTGCTGAAGGAGTACCTGGTGTCAGGTGAGCTGTCTGAGGCAGAGCACTGTCTACGAGACCTAGAAGTGCCACACTTCCATCATGAACTGGTTTATGAG GCTGTAATAATGGTACTGGAGTCTACAGGTAACACGGCATTGCAGATGATGGTCAAACTTCTCAAGGCTTTCTGGCAAACTGGCCTAATTACTCTGGACCAAATGAACAGG GGCTTTCAGCGCGTATATGATGAGCTCCCCGAGATCAGCCTGGATGTTCCACATGCACAATCCATTATGGAGACCTTTGTGGACCTCTGTTTCCAGGAATCGGTCATCACTAAACAGCTGAGAGATTCCTGTCCAACCAG GGGGCGCAAACGATTCGTGAGTGAGGGCGATGGAGGTATTGTAAAAAGCTAG
- the gpank1 gene encoding G patch domain and ankyrin repeat-containing protein 1 → MSNLAMRNPMYFTRAKEEERLWIEEKRRDTQGISGKEAKDFYQSLLQESDAENPRERRAVKTGRVKRAGGQNRRRGEGRRLEATHVQTVGTLQRDGHKLLRFAQEGNTQGLKDLLRHGCDVNFRDDFYWTAVMCASQAGKTEAVRLLLQHGAAWIGVVDKLGRDARDLATQAGHHDVVRELEHFGVSESTPTANDANSGRSLWCSVCAVHYTDSTQTHNKSTLHQFSELRPPPTPQYCLPSSSTSYKMMLRLGWDPSSGLGPAHSGRKNPISTVLKRDQKGLGFGVTPQPKVTHFRAKDSQAVQQPKERSVRLERGSKLNKKELKMKDERDKLWERDFRSSFNIDL, encoded by the exons ATGAGCAACCTTGCAATGCGCAACCCAATGTACTTTACTAGAGCCAAAGAAGAGGAAAGGCTCTGGATAGAGGAAAAGAGAAGAGACACCCAAGGAATAAGTGGGAAGGAGGCTAAAGACTTTTACCAAAGCCTGCTACAGGAGAGTGATGCAGAAAATCCAAGAGAGCGACGAGCGGTGAAAACAGGGAGGGTGAAAAGAGCAGGAG GACAAAATCGAAGAAGAGGAGAGGGGCGAAGGTTAGAAGCTACTCATGTCCAAACAGTTGGTACCTTACAGCGTGATGGGCACAAACTTCTGCGATTTGCCCAGGAAGGCAATACACAGGGCCTAAAGGACCTTCTGAGACATGGCTGTGATGTAAACTTCCGTGATGATTTTTACTGGACAGCTGTGATGTGTGCTAGTCAGGCTGGAAAGACAGAAGCTGTTCGGCTGCTTCTGCAACATGGAGCTGCATGGATTGGTGTTGTGGACAAACTG GGCAGAGATGCACGGGATTTGGCCACGCAGGCAGGTCACCATGATGTAGTGAGAGAACTGGAGCATTTTGGTGTGTCAGAGAGTACTCccactgcaaatgatgcaaacAG TGGTCGTTCTCTGTGGTGTAGTGTGTGCGCTGTACATTACACAGACAGCACTCAAACACATAACAAGTCCACGCTGCATCAATTCAGTGAGCTTCGCCCTCCACCCACCCCTCAATACTGCCTGCCCTCCTCTAGCACCAGCTATAAAATGATGCTCCGCTTGGGGTGGGATCCCTCCTCTGGCCTTGGACCTGCCCATAGCGGCCGGAAAAATCCAATCAGCACGGTACTAAAGAGGGATCAGAAAGGACTTGGATTTGGAGTGACTCCACAGCCTAAAGTGACTCATTTCCGGGCAAAAGATTCTCAGGCAGTGCAACAGCCTAAAGAGAGAAGCGTAAGACTGGAGAGAGGATCAAAGCTCAACAAAAAAGAACTTAAAATGAAAGACGAGAGAGACAAGCTGTGGGAAAGGGACTTTCGCTCGTCATTTAATATTGACCTCTGA
- the LOC129444593 gene encoding GPI-linked NAD(P)(+)--arginine ADP-ribosyltransferase 1 isoform X2, which yields MGSMRFPALLFVLFYSVLLAIADEVIKLDRFPEFVDYKRCRDKMLQRVIKPGGLLQTELNTNKDFKLMWKANATCGTKIPGVTQEHMAALQSYADADEKFHKSFNTQLYNKGTNITMYQDQFSFKSLHFLLTDAMQLLSKKSMTCRNVYSGTEKTYNIAVKDVIRFGSFLPAKLSFNVAFEDAVDSDGTIFEITSCTVVNLDEMCKSEEIDLLISPDEAFDVEDIRKVGPKDEEITMVILKPSASHRSFDCSHLFSSSTSDESSSKWMMTAFLMVCIYTLAL from the exons ATGGGAAGCATGCGATTTCCTGCATTGCTCTTTGTACTTTTCTACAGT GTGCTATTGGCTATAGCTGATGAAGTGATAAAATTAGACAGGTTTCCTGAATTTGTGGATTACAAAAGATGTCGGGATAAGATGCTTCAAAGAGTAATAAAACCAGGAGGTCTGCTGCAAACAGAGCTCAACACCAATAAAGATTTTAAGTTGATGTGGAAAGCTAATGCAACATGTGGGACGAAGATTCCAGGTGTAACACAAGAGCACATGGCTGCATTGCAGAGCTATGCAGATGCTGATGAAAAATTTCATAAATCTTTCAACACACAACTTTATAACAAGGGCACGAACATCACAATGTACCAAGATCAGTTTTCCTTCAAATCTCTTCACTTCCTACTGACAGATGCTATGCAACTTTTAAGCAAAAAAAGCATGACATGTCGTAATGTGTATTCTGGCACAGAAAAAACGTACAATATAGCAGTTAAAGATGTAATCAGATTTGGTAGTTTTCTTCCAGCAAAACTGTCGTTTAATGTTGCATTTGAGGATGCAGTAGACAGCGATGGGACAATTTTTGAAATCACTTCTTGTACTGTGGTCAACCTTGATGAAATGTGTAAGTCAGAGGAAATCGATCTGCTAATATCCCCTGATGAAGCTTTTGATGTTGAGGACATCAGGAAAGTTGGCCCCAAAGATGAAGAAATTACAATGGTCATCTTAAAGCCATCTGCTTCTCACAGGTCCTTTGACTGTAGCCACCTGTTCAG CTCGTCCACATCTGATGAATCCTCTTCTAAATGGATGATGACTGCCTTTTTGATGGTGTGCATATACACACTAGctctgtaa
- the LOC129444593 gene encoding GPI-linked NAD(P)(+)--arginine ADP-ribosyltransferase 1 isoform X1 yields the protein MGSMRFPALLFVLFYSKVLLAIADEVIKLDRFPEFVDYKRCRDKMLQRVIKPGGLLQTELNTNKDFKLMWKANATCGTKIPGVTQEHMAALQSYADADEKFHKSFNTQLYNKGTNITMYQDQFSFKSLHFLLTDAMQLLSKKSMTCRNVYSGTEKTYNIAVKDVIRFGSFLPAKLSFNVAFEDAVDSDGTIFEITSCTVVNLDEMCKSEEIDLLISPDEAFDVEDIRKVGPKDEEITMVILKPSASHRSFDCSHLFSSSTSDESSSKWMMTAFLMVCIYTLAL from the exons ATGGGAAGCATGCGATTTCCTGCATTGCTCTTTGTACTTTTCTACAGT AAGGTGCTATTGGCTATAGCTGATGAAGTGATAAAATTAGACAGGTTTCCTGAATTTGTGGATTACAAAAGATGTCGGGATAAGATGCTTCAAAGAGTAATAAAACCAGGAGGTCTGCTGCAAACAGAGCTCAACACCAATAAAGATTTTAAGTTGATGTGGAAAGCTAATGCAACATGTGGGACGAAGATTCCAGGTGTAACACAAGAGCACATGGCTGCATTGCAGAGCTATGCAGATGCTGATGAAAAATTTCATAAATCTTTCAACACACAACTTTATAACAAGGGCACGAACATCACAATGTACCAAGATCAGTTTTCCTTCAAATCTCTTCACTTCCTACTGACAGATGCTATGCAACTTTTAAGCAAAAAAAGCATGACATGTCGTAATGTGTATTCTGGCACAGAAAAAACGTACAATATAGCAGTTAAAGATGTAATCAGATTTGGTAGTTTTCTTCCAGCAAAACTGTCGTTTAATGTTGCATTTGAGGATGCAGTAGACAGCGATGGGACAATTTTTGAAATCACTTCTTGTACTGTGGTCAACCTTGATGAAATGTGTAAGTCAGAGGAAATCGATCTGCTAATATCCCCTGATGAAGCTTTTGATGTTGAGGACATCAGGAAAGTTGGCCCCAAAGATGAAGAAATTACAATGGTCATCTTAAAGCCATCTGCTTCTCACAGGTCCTTTGACTGTAGCCACCTGTTCAG CTCGTCCACATCTGATGAATCCTCTTCTAAATGGATGATGACTGCCTTTTTGATGGTGTGCATATACACACTAGctctgtaa